A stretch of DNA from Selenihalanaerobacter shriftii:
GTTAATATTAAATAGACGTAAATTAGTAGTTGACTCAAACTCTAATTTAGTCGATACTTTTTCAAAGATAATTGAATTAAAACATTTATATACTTCAAAACATAGTAAAGATGTGGCAATGTATTCAAAAGCAATCGGTATAGAGCTTGGTTTAGATGAAAAGTCTATGTATAATTTAAGATACGCTGCGTTATTACATGATATAGGGAAAGTAGGTATTTCTGATAATATTTTAAATAAACCTACTTCATTGACTGACCAGGAGTATAAGGAAGTACAAAAGCATCCAATAATTGGAGCTAATTTATTAAAACAAGTCGATTTAAGTGATGAAATAATATTGGGAGTTCGCCATCATCATGAGTATTTTAACGGAAATGGTTATCCTGATAAGCTCCAAGGAAGTGAATTATCTATAATAGCAAGAATCATTGCTGTTGCTGATGCGTTTGAAGCGATGACGTCTAAAAGACCTTATAGAAATCCATTTTCCAAAAATGAAGCAGTTTGTGAATTAAAGGCTTGTGCTGGGAGTCAATTTGACCCTGAGTTAGTCAAGGTGTTTATTAAAGCTTTAGACAATAAAGATATTTTTAATATTGCTTTATAAATTTATATTAATTTTTTATAATTTATTAAGTCCTATTTTTTAGGGCTTTCTTTTAAGCCATTACACTAATCAAGATTATATAATCATCGCGTTTAGAATAATAGGGTTGCTTAAGTTAAGGGGGAGGGATATAAAGGTTACAGCATCTCATATTCAACAAAAAGCTTCTTCTATTCAGGAATTACAGAAAATAGTTGAAGATTTTGAAGTTTAAAAGCATAAAGCTAATATCTTAATATTAAGATATTAGCTTTATTTTGCAAGGGGAGACTTATAATTTTCTATAGGGGGATAATATATGAAAAGAATAATGTCATTTTTTAATAATAGTCTTAGGAATAAGTTGATTACTTTATTACTATTAATTTCTTTAGTGCCTGTAATTATATTAAGTTATTTAGGAATTAACAAAATAGAATCTGTATTAAAAGAGAATTTTGTCCAATCTACCACTAAAGAAATTAGACAAGTAGATAATGCTATTAATCTATATTTTGAAACTGTTAAAGAGAATTGTCAAATGCTAGCAAGTAATAATTTTATCAAACAGGCAGATGAGACAATAACTACTTATATGAATAAAACGACTGAAGAAGAATTAAATATGACTCCATTACAGAATGGAGGTGTTGAAGCTAAGATTTATAAAAAGTTTCTTCATTTTGCTAAAACTCATCCTAAATCAGCATATGTATATATGGCCACTAAAAATGGAGGATATATTCAGTGGCCTGCTAATTCTCTTATGAAGAATTATGATCCAAGGGAGAGGCCTTTTTATAAGACTGCCATGGAGAATAAAGGTGAAGTAGTTAGAACAGAACCATATTATTTTGCAGCTGATGATGCAGTAATTGTAAGTACGGTGACAACTATTAAAGACAAAGCAGGAGAAATAATAGGTGTTCAAGGATTAGATGTTAGTTTAAAGGGCTTAACTAATATGGTAAAAGAGATAGAAATAGGTAAGACCGGTTATATGA
This window harbors:
- a CDS encoding HD domain-containing phosphohydrolase; translated protein: MNGNDLKRTFLAWKEFTSGQKVSITVRETVLKAWQRCEELGAPIDGLNVQQLLTKDLNGLKDNNRELIKAAKPLMKQLFSQIDYSKSLLILADSEGYLIEIAGNQEMQEHLNELDITEGVQVSEVEMGNNCVDCSIRLQKPIKIEGPEHYNRSFHNWNCYGSPIHNDDNQIEGVLSLITPLSNSNSYSLGLIISTTKAIENQLILNRRKLVVDSNSNLVDTFSKIIELKHLYTSKHSKDVAMYSKAIGIELGLDEKSMYNLRYAALLHDIGKVGISDNILNKPTSLTDQEYKEVQKHPIIGANLLKQVDLSDEIILGVRHHHEYFNGNGYPDKLQGSELSIIARIIAVADAFEAMTSKRPYRNPFSKNEAVCELKACAGSQFDPELVKVFIKALDNKDIFNIAL